GGTCGCGAACCGTTTCATTATATTTTCGACAGGCTCGACCTCTGCGAGCGGTATCTGTTCCGCGCTCTTGAATTTGAAGAGCGCCCTTATAGTAGCGGGATTTGCCGACTGGTCGTTTATCATTGCCGCGAATTGGCTGTATCGGCCGTAGTCGCTTGAGCGCGCCGCGTCCTGCAAGGAGGCTATCGTCTCGGGATTCCAGAGATGGTGCTCTCCGTCCTTCTTCCACTGGTATACTCCGCCGCTTTCCAGATTCTGGGTCTCGGCATTTCTGCGCGAATACGCCCTCCTGTGCCTTGCTATGGCGTCATCCGCGATCCCGTCAAGATCAACTCCTCCTATACGCGACACAGTGCCTGCGAAATATTTATCGATAAATGCGCTGTCCAGCCCAAGCGCCTCAAAGACCTGAGCTCCCCGATAACTCCTTAGCGTAGATATGCCCATCTTCGATAATATCTTCAATATGCCGTCTCTTAGCGCTTTCCTGTAATTTTTCATGGCGGACTTCACATCCGGGGATATCTCTTTTTCCCGCGCCAGATACTCTATAGCTTCATAAACAAAATACGGATTTACGCAATCGGCTCCGTAGCCGAATAGAAGCGCAAAATGATGCACTTCCCTGGGTTCCGCGCTTTCGATTATCAGGCCGACCTGCGAACGTATCGTCTTTCTCACAAGGTGCTGGTGGACGGCGCTCGCGGCAAGGAGCGCCGGAAGGGCAACATTGTCTTTGTCCGCGCCCCGGTCGCTCAGTATGATGAACGAATAACCTTTTTCGATCGCGTATTCCGACTCAAAGCATATCCTCTCCAGGGCCTGTTTAAACCCATCCCTGCCGGCGGACACGTCAAAAAAAGTATAAATCGTCTTCGTCCTGAAGGCGTTTATACTTATATCGCGTATCCTGGCAAGCTCTTCGTCCGTAAGTATCGGATTCTCCACTCTCAGCTTATGACTGTGCTCCGGCGTCTCCTCAAGTATGTTCTTTTCCGGCCCGATAAAGCTTTCAAGGCTCATCACGAGCTTTTCCCTTATGGAGTCTATGGCCGGATTCGTCACCTGCGCGAAGAGCTGCTTAAAATAGTTATAGAGGATCTGGTCCTTTTTCGACAGAAATGCGTGAGGTATATCGCTTCCCATAGAGCCTACGGGTTCTTTCCCTTCCTGAGCCATGGGCTTGATAATGACCTTCATGTCCTCCCGGGAATACCCGAATGCCTTTAAGCTCGATATGATATCCTCGCTCTTGTTGTTGATAGCTCCGCCGGCGGAAAGCTTATCGAGATCTACCATATTCTGGGCATTCCACTTGCCATACGGACAGCGCGCGGAAACGCTCTTCTTTATCTCGGAATCATGGACTATCCTCTTCGCCTTCGTATCTATGAAGAATATCTTGCCCGGCTCAAGCCTGCCCGAGATCTTTATCTCGGAGGGGTCTATATCAAGGACGCCGACCTCGGAAGCCATGACTACAAAACCGTCATTGGTGACTATATAACGCGCCGGACGAAGGCCGTTCCTGTCGAGAACAGCCCCTATATTTTGCCCGTCCGTAAAAGCGATCGCCGCGGGGCCGTCCCACGGTTCCATGAAGCAGGCGTGATATCTGTAGAATTCCTTAAGCTCCTTAGGCATAGAGCTGTCATGTTCCCATGCCGCGGGGATCAGCATCATCATGGCGTGTTCAAGAGACCTCCCCGATAAGACGAGAAGTTCAAAGACATTATCTATTACGGCCGAATCACTGCCGCCTTTTACTATGACGGGTTTAAGCTTATCTATGTCCGGGCCGAATGACCCGCCCGATATCAGACGCTCGCGCGCGCTTACCCAGTTCACGTTCCCGCGAAGGGTATTTATCTCTCCGTTATGAGCCAGAAAACGAAAAGGCTGAGCCAGGTCCCATGTAGGAAATGTGTTCGTGCTGTAGCGCGAATGGACCATGCATAGCGAGCTCTCTATGGAAACGTCCCGCAGGTCGGGAAAGAAACTTTTTAATTGCGTCGGTTTAAGGAGCCCTTTGTATATAAAAGTCCTCGATGAAAGGTTGGTAATGTAAAAAAAGGATTTCTGCCCGACGGCGGATGACCTGACATAGTTCTCGACCTGTTTTCGTATGACATACAACTTCCTTTCAAAATCAAGCTGATGGGCGAGGGCCGGGTCTCTTCCTATAAATACCTGGGAGATGAACGGCATGGTATCTCTAGCAGTCTTGCCTATTACAGAGCTATCTACCGGGATATCACGCCACCCCAGGAATCGCTGGCCTTCTTCCTCTATAACGGTCCTGAATATCCCTATGCAGGCCTCCCTGTCTTTGGCGTCCTGCGGCAGGAACACAAGCCCTGCCCCGTAATGTCCGTATCCGGGAAGCTCTATGCCGGCCTTCTTACATTCCTTCGCGAAAAATTTATGCGGCAGCTGTATCAGTATGCCCGCGCCGTCGCCTGTCTCCGGGTCCGCGCCGACAGCGCCGCGGTGGCTCAAATGTTCGAGCGCTTCGATGCCTTTCTTTACTATCTCATGGGACTGCGAGCCGTCAATATTGCAGACGAACCCGACTCCGCAGGAATCATGCTCGAATTGCGGATCGTACAGCCCCTGTTTTTCGGGATAGCGGTTTGATTTCACGATCTATACCTCTCTACGTCTATGTTCAACTTCTTTATCTTGTTTGACAGCGTGTTACGATGCAGCCCCAGTATCTTTGAGGCCGCCACCTGGTTGCCGCCGGAACGTTCCAGAGCCTTCGCTATTACCGCCTTCTCGATATCGTCTATTATACTGGCGTATATGCGCTCGGAATTACCCGTATAAAAATAACGGTTTATTATATCATAGAAATCGTCTGTCACATCAATGCCTATTTTTTATGCATCCGACAACAAAAAAATTTTGCAACCCCTGCCGCGTAGTCAAATACGCCGCGGCAGAGGTTACAAAGATCCAATCAATTACAGGACCGAAAGGTATTTCTCCAGCTCATGCTGCGGCACCCGGATCCTGTACTCGTCCCACTCCTTCTTCTTTAATTCAACGAACCTGGGGAATATATGGCTTCCCAGGACTTTTTTGACCAGTTCGCTGTTCTCGGCTATCGCGATCGCGTGCCCCAGGCTGTCCGGCAGAGTCTCGATGCCCCTCTCTTTCCTCTCGGCGTCGGTCAGATGATAGAGGTTCGTATCCATAGCCTTCGGCGCCTTGTACTTCTTTTCAATACCGTCGAGGCCGGCGTGCAGCATGGCCGCGAACGTCAGGTACGGATTGCATGCGGGGTCGCAGGCCCTGAACTCGCATCTGGTCGCCTTCTCTTTGCCGGGATAGTAGAGCGGCACTCGGACAAGAGCGCTCCTGTTCCTGCGGCTCCAGGCCACATATACGGGCGCCTCGTAACCC
The sequence above is a segment of the Candidatus Omnitrophota bacterium genome. Coding sequences within it:
- the gltB gene encoding glutamate synthase large subunit; translated protein: MKSNRYPEKQGLYDPQFEHDSCGVGFVCNIDGSQSHEIVKKGIEALEHLSHRGAVGADPETGDGAGILIQLPHKFFAKECKKAGIELPGYGHYGAGLVFLPQDAKDREACIGIFRTVIEEEGQRFLGWRDIPVDSSVIGKTARDTMPFISQVFIGRDPALAHQLDFERKLYVIRKQVENYVRSSAVGQKSFFYITNLSSRTFIYKGLLKPTQLKSFFPDLRDVSIESSLCMVHSRYSTNTFPTWDLAQPFRFLAHNGEINTLRGNVNWVSARERLISGGSFGPDIDKLKPVIVKGGSDSAVIDNVFELLVLSGRSLEHAMMMLIPAAWEHDSSMPKELKEFYRYHACFMEPWDGPAAIAFTDGQNIGAVLDRNGLRPARYIVTNDGFVVMASEVGVLDIDPSEIKISGRLEPGKIFFIDTKAKRIVHDSEIKKSVSARCPYGKWNAQNMVDLDKLSAGGAINNKSEDIISSLKAFGYSREDMKVIIKPMAQEGKEPVGSMGSDIPHAFLSKKDQILYNYFKQLFAQVTNPAIDSIREKLVMSLESFIGPEKNILEETPEHSHKLRVENPILTDEELARIRDISINAFRTKTIYTFFDVSAGRDGFKQALERICFESEYAIEKGYSFIILSDRGADKDNVALPALLAASAVHQHLVRKTIRSQVGLIIESAEPREVHHFALLFGYGADCVNPYFVYEAIEYLAREKEISPDVKSAMKNYRKALRDGILKILSKMGISTLRSYRGAQVFEALGLDSAFIDKYFAGTVSRIGGVDLDGIADDAIARHRRAYSRRNAETQNLESGGVYQWKKDGEHHLWNPETIASLQDAARSSDYGRYSQFAAMINDQSANPATIRALFKFKSAEQIPLAEVEPVENIMKRFATGAMSFGSISRPAHETIAIAMNRIGGKSNTGEGGEDPNRFITLPNGDSRRSAIKQVASGRFGVTANYLVNADEIQIKIAQGAKPGEGGQLPGHKVSEIIARTRYTTPGVTLISPPPHHDIYSIEDLAQLIFDLKNVNPYARVSVKLVSETGVGTVAAGVAKGHADMILISGGDGGTGASPRSSIRYAGLPWELGLSETHQTLLLNGLRTRVRLQTDGQMRTGRDVAIAALLGAEEYGFCTAVLIVSGCVMLRHCHLNNCSVGVATQDDILQKRFSGRPEYIVNYFRFVAEELRQIMASLGIRTVDEMIGRSDLLEVNEEIIPSKAKAVDYSKILYKPEIGGDAVRYCASKQESGLDFVLDRELIKMCAGALDKKTPVRVSLKINNTNRTTGAMLSGEVMRRCGDGVLLEDTIRCRFEGIAGQSFGAFLAKGITFELEGMANDYVGKGISGGKIIIYQFSAAKYKPDENMIIGNTTFYGAISGEAYICGVAGERFCIRNSGLLAVVEGVGDHACEYMTGGRVVILGTTGRNFGAGMSGGIAYVYDEDGAFKDRCNMDMVALESVKEPDRDTIYNLLHNHLKYTRSAKAKQVIDNLHAELKKFVKVIPLEYKRILEGVKIEEKLDLKESLDG
- a CDS encoding helix-turn-helix domain-containing protein, with product MTDDFYDIINRYFYTGNSERIYASIIDDIEKAVIAKALERSGGNQVAASKILGLHRNTLSNKIKKLNIDVERYRS